TAGAGCGGGAACCTGATAACAAAGCGATTTTCCACCGCCAGTCGGCATTAACACAAATGTGTCCTTGCCATTCAGTACATTTTGTATGATCATTTCCTGGTTAAGGCGAAATGAGCTGTACCCGAATTGGTTCTGAAGAATTTCTTTTGCCCGCACCATAATAGAGATTATACCGAATTAGATTATTATATACAATTTCAAAAATATATATGGGGAAAAATTTAGAGCTTTCGTGCTTTGGTGCCAAAATCCAATTGCCACTAAAGCACAAAAACACTAAAACCCACAAAAAAATTTATTCGATATAAACTCTAATATAAAAAGAAATAAATCTACTTATCGATCACAACGATCTTTTGAATTTTATCGCCCTGGCGGATCTGATCGATCACATCAAGTCCTTCCACAACTTTCCCGAATACAGTGTGATTCCTGTCGAGATGTGATGTGTTATCCCTGCTATGACATATAAAAAACTGCGATCCGCCTGTATCTCTTCCGGCATGTGCCATTGAAAGAACGCCGCGGTCATGGTATTGGTTATCTCCGGTGAGTTCACATTTTATTTTATAACCAGGCCCGCCGCTGCCGGTACCTGTAGGACAGCCTCCCTGAATCACAAAATTTGGAAGTACCCTGTGAAAATTCAACCCGTCATAAAACCCTTTTTTGGCGAGGTCGGTAAAATTTTTAACGGTGCCCGGAGCATCTTTTTCAAAGAATTCAACTTTCATAATTCCTTTGTCGGTGTGTATTTCAGCTTTTAGCATATGAAGTGTTTTTTGTTTTTTCAAAAGTAGGAAAATAATTATAGTAAAACAGATTAGTTAAGAGCCTCCTCTGTAAATTAGGTTATGGTTAAAAAAAAATAAAACTCCTCTGCATTGCCAAGCAACAATACCATGTTCTAAAATTGAAATGGGTGTTTGCTTTAAATTCATTCCGATAAATCACAGGTCGCCCCGATGGGCAATGTCATTAAGTTCTATATTATATTGCTCTTTTATAGTTAGTTAATGTTTGATGTTTCCCCAAAGGCTTGCTACGCATTTTTCTTCTTTTAAAGGATCTTCCTATTCTTATGGGCTCATAATATTGTTGTTGTAGT
This window of the Bacteroidota bacterium genome carries:
- a CDS encoding peptidylprolyl isomerase, which translates into the protein MLKAEIHTDKGIMKVEFFEKDAPGTVKNFTDLAKKGFYDGLNFHRVLPNFVIQGGCPTGTGSGGPGYKIKCELTGDNQYHDRGVLSMAHAGRDTGGSQFFICHSRDNTSHLDRNHTVFGKVVEGLDVIDQIRQGDKIQKIVVIDK